CCCTCTGCACGGGACTTTTCTGCGACCCCGCCTTCGCGCAGCGCGACTTCTCGGCCGTCCAGATCGAGGCGACGCACGTCGCCGGCAACGTCTGGATGCTGGTGGGGAGCGGCGGCAACATCGGCGTGTCCTCGGGTCCGGACGGTGTCGTGATGGTCGACGATCAGTTCGCACCGCTGGCGGACAAGATCCGCGACGCGCTTCGGGAAGTGGGACAATCCGAGGAAGCCGCGCAGCCGCAGTTCATCATCAACACCCATTTTCACGGCGACCATACGGGCGGCAACGCCGAGTTCGGGGACGCCTCCACGATCGTCGCGCACACGAACGTGCGCACGAGGCTCCAGGCGGGCGGATCGCCCGACGTGGCCCTGCCCGTCGTCACCTTCGACGACGCCCTCTCCATCCACTTCAACGGCGAAGAGATCCGGGCGTTCCACATCCCGCACGGACAC
This genomic stretch from Candidatus Palauibacter australiensis harbors:
- a CDS encoding MBL fold metallo-hydrolase, encoding MKARSLFLATLCTGLFCDPAFAQRDFSAVQIEATHVAGNVWMLVGSGGNIGVSSGPDGVVMVDDQFAPLADKIRDALREVGQSEEAAQPQFIINTHFHGDHTGGNAEFGDASTIVAHTNVRTRLQAGGSPDVALPVVTFDDALSIHFNGEEIRAFHIPHGH